In the Fusarium oxysporum f. sp. lycopersici 4287 chromosome 9, whole genome shotgun sequence genome, one interval contains:
- a CDS encoding biphenyl-2,3-diol 1,2-dioxygenase — MSRARAIVKSLDHLVLTCKNVTSTANWYSKYLGMKPEIFTSPTEPSVQRHALKFGPHKINLHQQGKEFEPKATLASPGTADFCFVVEEGTNLEEVIKGFTQDGIEVLEDGMVVKRTGAQGPIRSVYVRDPDGNLVELSHY; from the exons ATGTCCAGAGCCCGCGCCATCGTCAAATCACTCGACCATTTGGTCCTCACTTGCAAAAATGTGACCAGCACGGCCAACTGGTACTCAAAGTACTTGGGTATGAAGCCAGAAATATTCACCTCGCCCACTGAGCCATCCGTTCAACGTCATGCGCTTAAATTTGGCCCACATAAGATCAATTTACATCAACAAGGCAAAGAGTTCGAGCCAAAAGCTACTCTTGCATCTCCCGGCACTGCAGACTTTTGCTTTGTGGTCGAAGAAGGGACAAACCTTGAAGAGGTGATAAAAGGCTTCACGCAGGACGGAattgaggttcttgaagacGGGATGGTCGTGAAGCGTACTGGTGCGCAAGGTCCGATCCGCAGTGTCTATGTCAGAGACCCTGATGGAAACTTGGTTGA GCTTTCACACTATTGA